A stretch of the Ictidomys tridecemlineatus isolate mIctTri1 chromosome 5, mIctTri1.hap1, whole genome shotgun sequence genome encodes the following:
- the Cyp1a1 gene encoding cytochrome P450 1A1 — translation MLSGGLPLSISATELLLAAAIFCLVFWVVRASRPRVPKGLKSPPGPWGWPLIGHMLTLGKNPQVALAKLSQKYGDVLQIRIGTTPVVVLSGLDTIHQALVRQGDDFKGRPDLYTFTFVTDGKSMTFSPDSGPVWAARRRLAQSALKSFSIASDPTSASSCYLEEHVSKEAECLISKFQELMADVGHFDPYRYVVVSVANVVCAICFGQRYDHNNQELLDLVDLNNEFGEVAASGYPVDFIPILRYLPNPTLDGFKDLNKKFEHFVGKLVKEHYRKFEKGHIRDITDSLIEHCQDRKLDENANIQLSDEKIINVVLDIFGAGFDTVTTAISWGLMYLVTNPRIQRKIQEELDTVIGRERRPRLSDRLQLPYMEAFILELFRHSSFVPFTIPHSTTRDTNLNGFYIPKGRCVFVNQWQINHDQKLWGDPSVFRPERFITSGGTVDKTLSEKVILFGLGKRKCIGETIGRLEIFLFMAILMQQLEFSVSPGMKVDMTPIYGLTVKHPRCEHFQAQVRSCGPESPEA, via the exons ATGCTTTCTGGTGGACTCCCGCTCTCTATCTCAGCCACAGAGCTGCTCCTGGCTGCTGCCATCTTCTGCCTGGTATTCTGGGTGGTCAGAGCCTCAAGGCCTCGGGTCCCCAAAGGCCTAAAGAGTCCACCAGGGCCCTGGGGCTGGCCCTTGATAGGGCACATGCTGACCTTAGGGAAGAACCCTCAGGTGGCTCTGGCAAAGCTCAGCCAGAAATATGGGGACGTGCTGCAGATCCGAATTGGGACCACACCTGTGGTGGTGCTGAGTGGCCTGGACACCATCCATCAGGCCCTAGTGAGGCAGGGTGATGACTTCAAGGGCCGGCCAGACCTCTACACCTTCACTTTTGTTACTGATGGCAAGAGCATGACCTTCAGCCCAGACTCTGGACCAGTGTGGGCTGCCCGCAGGCGCCTGGCCCAGAGTGCCCTGAAGAGTTTCTCCATAGCCTCGGACCCCacttctgcctcctcctgctACTTGGAGGAGCACGTGAGCAAGGAGGCTGAGTGCTTAATCAGCAAGTTCCAGGAGCTGATGGCAGATGTTGGGCACTTTGACCCCTACAGATATGTGGTGGTGTCAGTTGCCAATGTCGTCTGCGCCATTTGCTTTGGCCAGCGCTATGACCATAACAACCAAGAGCTGCTTGATCTAGTCGACCTGAATAATGAGTTTGGGGAGGTGGCTGCCTCTGGATACCCAGTTGACTTCATCCCTATCCTCCGCTACCTGCCCAACCCTACCCTGGATGGCTTCAAGGACCTGAATAAGAAGTTTGAACACTTCGTTGGGAAGCTGGTCAAGGAGCACTACAGAAAATTTGAGAAG GGTCACATCCGGGATATCACAGACAGCCTGATTGAGCACTGTCAGGACAGGAAGCTGGATGAGAATGCCAATATTCAACTCTCGGATGAGAAGATCATTAATGTCGTTTTGGACATCTTTGGAGCTG GGTTTGACACAGTCACAACTGCCATCTCCTGGGGCTTAATGTACCTGGTGACAAACCCTAGGATTCAGAGAAAGATCCAGGAGGAACTAG ACACAGTGATTGGCAGGGAACGGCGGCCCCGGCTCTCTGACAGACTCCAGCTGCCCTATATGGAGGCCTTTATCCTGGAGCTCTTCCGACATTCCTCCTTCGTCCCCTTCACCATTCCCCACAG cactACAAGAGACACAAATCTGAATGGCTTTTACATCCCCAAGGGGCGTTGTGTCTTTGTGAACCAGTGGCAGATCAACCATGACCA GAAGCTGTGGGGTGACCCATCTGTGTTCCGGCCTGAACGGTTTATCACTTCCGGTGGCACTGTGGACAAGACACTGAGTGAGAAGGTCATTCTCTTTGGCTTGGGCAAGCGCAAATGCATCGGAGAGACCATTGGCCGCTTAGAGATCTTTCTCTTCATGGCCATTCTTATGCAGCAGCTGGAATTCAGTGTGTCACCGGGCATGAAGGTGGACATGACCCCCATCTATGGGCTGACAGTAAAGCATCCCCGCTGTGAGCACTTTCAGGCACAGGTGCGCTCTTGTGGACCTGAGAGCCCTGAGGCCTAG